The Nycticebus coucang isolate mNycCou1 chromosome 10, mNycCou1.pri, whole genome shotgun sequence sequence gttttttttttttttaagagactgggtctcactatattgcccaggctggactgcagtagCTATTCACAGGTGCGATCCCATTACTGATCAGCGtgggagttttgacctgctctgtTTCCAATCTGGGctggttcacccctccttaggcaacctggtggctcCCTGCTCCCAgaaggtcaccatattgatgcttAACTTAGTGCAGACACCCGATCAGCATAGCACACtatagcccagaactcctggactcaaacaatccttctgtctcagcctcctgagtagctgggactataggtgcatgccaccacttCCGGCTTGGGCCAGTTTTATTGAAAGGGGGTGGTGGCTTGTGAAACTTTTGATTAAAGTCAGAACAGTAGATGAAGAGCTGTTTATAGCTGAAAGTCAGACATCCATTGTGTACATGAGAAATTTTGTTGCTTCTAAAAACTTCAAGGAAGCAATGTGGATATTCTTATTCACAAGAAATATAaaggggcttggtgcccatagaaCAGTGGTATGGCACCAGCTGcctacactgagggtggtggggttgaacccagcctgggccagttaaacaacaatgacaactgtaacaaaaaatagcccggccttgtggcaggtgcctgtagttccagctacttgggaggatgaggcaagagaatcacttaagcctaagagttggaggttgctgtgagctttgatgccacagcactccactgagggggacatagtgagactctctctctctctctctttctctctctctctctctatatatatatatatttataaagggATATTTTCTGTCACAGAAAGCTCTTGATAGATGCCTCTCTGCAATGTCATTATGATGTAATAGTGGAGGGAGGCTTAGCATAACTAACTCCATTTTTTCCTCTGATCCCCAGCAGCAACATCCCTTAGGTTAAAAGATTCTGCTTAGCTTTGCCCACAGGCAAGCTAATGATAGTTGAAAGATAGTTTGCAGTTCaatttcataagaaaaataaCTGCTCCTTTCCCCAAACTAGCTCCCAGGGTGATAAAGTATGTACACAAGTAACAGTGTTACCTTAAAGAGGAATATTGTGACCTAACCTATATCATCTAAAGTGAACTGAGCTAAGAACAAAGAAGTTTGGACCCCCAGACCCTTGCTCAAGTATCTGTGGTCATCAGTCACCTCTTCCCACTGctctcctcctcccacttcccttAACATTAAACGGAGCCTGATGTTCATACTAACCTAAGATTGTTCTTTGGGACATCAGTCTGTCATGTCAGTTTTCTGGCTTTCTGAATTAAAGGAGGTGTTTTCTTTGGACCCAATACATTGACTCTTGATTTATTGGCTATGTTTAGTGGGCAGTGTGAGCTCTGACTCGGAGAGATAAAttactaaagattttaaaaaattgttttaatcaGGAAGTACTGTCACCTATTGAGCATGTATCATAGCCTGTGCTGCCAAAAAGATAACGTGTGTATTCTAACATGGATtgaacaatgaaaatatttactagtgttaaaaaatgcatttagatACGTTAGGAGagattttattcaaaaaaattgctGCAATAGGAAGAATACTTCAACCACACGGTCTGCAAATGTCCCAGTAATGAAGgaataaggaagaaaaggaaaggttgAGATAGCCTCTGTGCAGTGATTTTGGTCAATACCAGATCATAACCTTCCTGAACAGGGAAGTCATCACAAGTTCTggcccagaactgtgcacacccaGAAGGTGAATTACTAGGCTGGATGCCTCACAAACTGTTTCTGCTTACCTTTCTGTGACAGCAGTTTACGATTAACCTTTATGACCTGACCTCAAGACAATGCTGGTTGCACACCAGgcttttgaacatttaaaaacctTATTATTGCCCCATAAGGGGGGCCCCCTTCTGCTCCAGAAGGACCCCTAACTGTAAAAGAACTattcacaaaaacacacacaaaaattttatTACAGTTGAAAATGAACTATGGAATATATTCCTCAAAATAACATTTCTATCCCTTTTGGAAGAATGCTCTTCTAGTAAAATTCCTTAATCATATTCATTAAACTATAATAAACTTCCACATGATAATTTTAATTGAAGTACTATAAAAACTTGTTCGGCAATTTAAGTGAATAGTCTCTCACATTTTTCACTAAGTCATATTGTGCCATGAGACCCATGTCTGCACCCCAGATAGAAATGCTGTTACCATGAGGAAATCAGGGCCTTTCCTATCTAAGTTGAGAGTTTGAAAACTAAAGATACAGCATGTACTAAAGAGTCGGCCTATATTGTGCGATGGTTGACTACTAACATCTCTTACACCTCTGCACTCCCTGATTTTATTTTGCCTACCTGGTCAAGCTGACAGAGAAGCCTGAGTATTCCCTCCTTTGGCACCAACTGGAAGTTTAAACCACAAGTGGATATCCCCATCTTAACCACACCCTTTAGCAATCACAATACTGATAGTCAGCCTTCTATGCCAAGTTCAATAAAGCCAGTTTTGGACAAATTGCTTTCCCTAGGAAGCctaattatgtaataaaaattctcataacaCTTCACTGTACAGTGTCATCACTCTCAATATCCAAACTGAATGTTAGGTGCATTTTAACCAGGTTTTACTGAAGTGGTCAAAAGCTGAATATACCAAGTAATAGACAAACTACAGGccctcaaaagagaaaaacataaactgAAATAGGGAGGAGGGAGTAGGAGAGGATTGGGGTATGGCAAGCTGAGACACTACccaacaatgtaacccaatcttatgtatccttatattaatctgaagttaaaaaaaaaattgaatgtacCAAAAATGTGATGACGGTAAATATAGAAAGTTTCTACTTTATCTACCAAAACATATTTCCATTCTGCATgctcattcatatgtggaagtTTGTGAACATTATTTTCAAGTTATATCCACTAGCCACTCCAAGGACCAAAAAGAGATGGTATTCTTATTCTCAtttgccactttttaaaattttgtaatatttttcatattactatttttgtattttttgtttcatgaaaATGAAGGTACATGCTAGGGGTCTTATGTAGCACACAAGAAGGGGGCATGTAGAATATAATAATATAGTGCATGTTTATCAATAGCAAAGGACATTTGAGGATCTAAGAGTCTGCAGTTGCACTGCTAAGGGATTTTCACTGTACCCACATAAGAATCTAGAATGTAGAGTATAACTCAAGTGCTAATAATGACTATCCCAAATCATACTGGCCTAAGTATATGTACCAAAAAGTATATGTTGTTTGATttcccacacacacccacacaaaaatGTTCTAGCTAAAGGTACATTATTACCGTTATGAAGTACCCACCTGAGGTAGAATAAAATATTGTTGGTAGAGAAAATGTGATTCATTCAgttataaaaaaatatgtatttttcagttaaaaacaTGATAACtatggtcaggtgcagtggctgacacctgtaatcctggccagcctgagcaagagtgagaccccatctctactaaagatagaaaatccagctgggcattgtggtagttgtttgtagtcccagctacttgggaggctgaggcaggaggattgcttgagcccatgaatttgaggttgttgtgagctaggctaatgccttagcactgtagcctaggcaacagagtgagactctgtttcaaaaaaataaaaaaaaaacataaaaacaaaagtgtccttattctttcagaaaattgGCTAAAAATGATTCTCACTAATCAAGTCAGCTTGTTAACTCATTGTTTCTGAGACATCAGAGTGACACATCATTATGGAAAGCATATGGAGAGATTTCAaatttcaggttaaaaaaaaattcaggtcaATACTTATTGTCATAACTGACCATTTCTCTATGTCTTTGAACACATGCTATATACCATGTGATGAGATCCAACTTATATTGACTTGTAATTATCTCCACCAAAAAGTATCATAGATTAATATTGGATAACAAAAGACTGAGTTATTTCCTGTGTAAATTTTCTGATGTCCTACACTATCGCCACATTCCATTTGTATGGTTTCAGTGAAGATGTAGGATACTCCACTGCATGGTTTTATTAAAGATGTTGTACACTTGATGTTCAGTGTGCTGAGGCATGAATACAGCATTTGATACATGTACTAGATTTCTCCTTAGTATGCATTCTCTGATGTTGATTAATTCTACTATTCATGATGAGGAGTCTGCTGTACTCACTAAAATTTTAAAGGCTCTGTCATGAATTAATCTCAGATCATGTGCAAGGTGGAAATTGTGACTAATGGTCACAATTGTTTGTAAAAATTCTTTCTGTCCAGTATGACTGCTGCAACATCACATAAGATGTGAATGGCAActaaagactttgccacattcatcacattttgtaaaatttccctCCAGTATGAATTGTTTGATGAACTGTAAGGGATATGATTTTCCTGAAGATCTTGCCACAATGATTACAGTTGTAAAGTTTCTCTAGTTTGCCATGCTGATACTGTTCTAAGGTTTCTCCCCAGTATAAACTCTTTGATAAACTATTAGGGATAATTTCTTGATGAAGACACTTGACACATTCATTATACTAGTTAAGGTTTGTCTGGATTGTGGATAACCTGGTGATGGGAAGATATGAACACATACTAAATGCTCTGGCATATTCATTACATGTCTAAGGTGTCTATCCAGTATGAACTGTCCAATGTTGAGCAAAGTGTGAAAGTTGACTCAAGACTTTGCCACAATCATTAGATTTATAAGGTGTTTGTCCCGTATGAATTTTCCAGTGTTCTGTAAGATTTGAATTGTGACTGAAGGCctttccacattccttacatttgtaaggtttctccccagtgtgaattctctgatgtctgGCCAGGTGTGAAATTTGATTGAAAAccttgccacattcattacatttgtaaggtttctctccagtatgaattctccaATGTTCTGCAAGTTTTGAATTATAGCTGAAGGCCTTTTcacattccttacatttgtaaggtttctcttcAGTATGAATTGTTCGATGACGAGCAAGAGTTGAAATCTGATTGAAAActttgccacattcattacatttataaggtttctccccagtgtggaTTCTCTGATGTTGGGCAAGGAGTGAAACTCGATTGAAGGccttgccacattcattacatttgtaaggtttctctcccatatgaattctctgatgttctACAAGATGTGAATTGTATCTGAAGACTCtgccacattccttacatttggAAGGTCTCTCTCCATTATGGATCACTTGATGATTAGTAAGGCTTGAAGATAcactaaaggctttgccacactcaTTACATCTGTAAGGTTTCCCCCTAATGTATGCTTTCTGTTCTAGCATGAGTAATGGGGAATCAACAAAATCAattctatatttattaaaaatgtgatttttgacAGAAGGAATGTTTTCAAGTTG is a genomic window containing:
- the LOC128596549 gene encoding zinc finger protein 83-like, encoding MQLFQAEAKTRECNQVEKYINHISSFSQLENIPSVKNHIFNKYRIDFVDSPLLMLEQKAYIRGKPYRCNECGKAFSVSSSLTNHQVIHNGERPSKCKECGRVFRYNSHLVEHQRIHMGEKPYKCNECGKAFNRVSLLAQHQRIHTGEKPYKCNECGKVFNQISTLARHRTIHTEEKPYKCKECEKAFSYNSKLAEHWRIHTGEKPYKCNECGKVFNQISHLARHQRIHTGEKPYKCKECGKAFSHNSNLTEHWKIHTGQTPYKSNDCGKVLSQLSHFAQHWTVHTG